A stretch of Lathyrus oleraceus cultivar Zhongwan6 chromosome 6, CAAS_Psat_ZW6_1.0, whole genome shotgun sequence DNA encodes these proteins:
- the LOC127091856 gene encoding F-box/LRR-repeat protein 17 → MQHSSIAAASQSSRGGDSADSSDIKRAKKRGSYNCGRCGLPKKGHNCNIKTPISATTTPADSSLSVVSVPSSAVSAFRQPPSNLRRALSFDGLEDRASGLDLLRLDDRADADSFVEPDLESDLDLDVDFDSSGLPASIRWDVLRRLPPAGLLSAAKVCKGWRETARKLWRATEELKLRVPAKVHVGFVASMLQKCPGIVRLSLRMESDFDSTMLACIAFSCPNLESMEISIFDTATNRINGDELGRFVADKRNLKSLKMEGCSNLGGFVICSSSLSTLWLSDLHSLSKMVFNCPQLREISLEFSCQENDSTDLITMIEGFGRSCLKLQNIHIASMRLSHTAVLALTAAQLRGLRMLSLVLGSELTDASVAAIASSYPNLELLDLSGSGISDSGIGMICNVFPETLKRLLLALCPNVTSSGIQFATAQLPLLELMDCGMTICDPNFPDPTADGNDCESQKTSTTNLQHINQKLIIKHSRLKKLSLWGCTGLDALYLNCPELIDLNLNSCRNLISERLLLQCPTLENVHASGCQDMLVGAIQSQVHNAFPAVDNHSPSKRLPDGSKRVRVPYLLSGESPEPDKKRRRIERLPCNVLVD, encoded by the exons ATGCAACATTCAAGCATCGCCGCCGCGTCACAATCTTCTCGCGGCGGCGATTCCGCCGATAGCTCCGACATCAAACGAGCAAAGAAACGTGGTAGTTATAACTGTGGCCGTTGTGGTCTTCCCAAAAAGGGACATAACTGTAATATCAAAACCCCTATCTCCGCCACAACTACGCCTGCCGATTCGTCTCTTTCTGTTGTTTCGGTACCTTCGTCGGCTGTATCGGCGTTTCGTCAGCCACCCTCGAATCTTCGTCGTGCTCTTTCATTCGACGGTCTTGAGGATCGAGCCAGCGGACTCGATCTTTTGCGGTTGGACGATAGGGCAGATGCAGATTCGTTTGTAGAGCCGGATCTGGAATCCGATCTGGATCTGGATGTGGATTTTGACTCGTCCGGGTTGCCGGCGAGTATAAGGTGGGATGTGTTAAGGAGATTGCCACCGGCGGGATTATTATCTGCGGCGAAGGTGTGTAAGGGATGGAGGGAGACGGCAAGGAAGCTGTGGAGAGCGACTGAGGAGTTGAAGCTTAGGGTTCCGGCGAAAGTTCACGTTGGATTCGTAGCGTCGATGCTACAGAAATGTCCTGGGATCGTTAGGCTTTCTCTTAGGATGGAAAG TGATTTTGATTCTACAATGCTGGCTTGCATTGCATTTTCATGCCCCAATCTGGAATCTATGGAGATCTCGATATTTGACACTGCAACCAATCGGATCAATGG GGATGAATTGGGCCGATTTGTTGCGGACAAAAGAAACCTCAAAAGCCTCAAGATGGAAGGTTGTTCTAATCTAGGGGGTTTTGTCATTTGTTCATCTAGTCTGTCTACACTCTGGCTATCAGATCTGCACTCTCTATCTAAGATG GTGTTTAACTGTCCCCAGTTAAGAGAGATTTCATTGGAATTTTCTTGCCAAGAAAATGATAGCACTGATCTGATAACCATGATTGAAGGATTCGGAAGAAGTTGCTTGAAATTGCAAAACATACACATAGCTTCAATGAGGCTTTCTCATACTGCTGTGCTTGCTCTTACAGCTGCTCAATTGAG GGGGCTCCGTATGCTTTCTCTTGTTCTTGGATCTGAATTAACTGATGCATCTGTTGCTGCAATTGCCTCAAGCTACCCAAATCTAGAATTGCTTGACCTCAGTGG ATCTGGCATAAGTGACAGTGGCATTGGAATGATTTGTAATGTATTCCCTGAAACACTTAAAAGACTTCTCCTTGCTCTTTGCCCTAATGTGACCTCAA GTGGCATTCAATTTGCTACAGCTCAATTACCTCTTCTTGAACTTATGGACTGTGGCATGACCATATGTGATCCTAATTTCCCAGATCCAACTGCTGATGGAAATGACTGCGAATCACAGAAAACATCCACCACAAATCTACAACATATAAACCAAAAGCTAATCATCAAACATAGCCGTTTAAAGAAACTCAGTTTGTGGGGTTGCACTGGCTTGGAT GCTCTATACTTAAACTGCCCAGAGCTCATTGATCTGAATTTGAATTCTTGTAGAAATCTGATTTCAG AGAGGCTGTTGCTTCAGTGCCCCACTTTAGAAAATGTTCATGCATCAGGTTGTCAGGATATGTTAGTTGGAGCAATTCAAAGTCAG GTCCACAATGCTTTTCCAGCTGTAGATAACCATTCGCCTTCTAAACGTCTACCTGATGGCTCCAAAAGGGTCCGGGTTCCTTATTTACTCAGTGGAGAG TCCCCTGAACCTGATAAAAAGCGAAGGAGGATCGAGAGACTTCCATGTAATGTGCTTGTGGACTAA